The following is a genomic window from Shewanella avicenniae.
GCCGGAACCGCCTCAATCGGCTGTTCTAGGTCGAGCACGAAGGTTTCCATATCCAGCTTGGCCAGCAGCGCTTTCATGCTGGTGCACTCCACCAGCACACCCTTGTCGATAATGCCGATATTACGACACAACATCTCTGCTTCTTCGAGATAGTGCGTCGTCAAAATGATAGTGACACCCTCTTGGTTAATCTGCTTAAGGAACTCCCACATTGAGCGGCGCAGTTCGATATCAACCCCAGCGGTCGGTTCGTCAAGGATCAGCAGTTTAGGGTTATGCATTAAGGCACGGGCAATCATCAAACGGCGCTTCATCCCGCCCGACAGTTCGCGGGCGCGGGCATTACGCTTTTGCCATAAATCCAGCTGTGATAGATACTTTTCAGCCCGTTTAAAAGCTTCGGCGCGCGGCACGCCGTAGTAACCCGCTTGGTTCACAACAATTTGGAGGGGGGTTTCAAATTGGTTGAAGTTAAACTCTTGCGGTACTAAACCAATGCATAGCTTGGCTTGTTCGAGATGCTGATCGATGTCCAAACCAAATACGCGGACCTTGCCGCTGGTTTTGTGCACTAAGGAACTGATAATGCCGATCGATGTCGATTTACCGGCACCATTGGGGCCTAACAGGGCAAAGAAGTCACCCTCTTCCACCTGCAGGTTAATCCCTTTCACGGCTTCAACGCCGCCTTTATAGGTTTTTTTAAGGTTGTCCAGTTCCAACGCCAGACTTTTGGTCATGTCGTTTACCTCTGTCGAA
Proteins encoded in this region:
- a CDS encoding ABC transporter ATP-binding protein → MTKSLALELDNLKKTYKGGVEAVKGINLQVEEGDFFALLGPNGAGKSTSIGIISSLVHKTSGKVRVFGLDIDQHLEQAKLCIGLVPQEFNFNQFETPLQIVVNQAGYYGVPRAEAFKRAEKYLSQLDLWQKRNARARELSGGMKRRLMIARALMHNPKLLILDEPTAGVDIELRRSMWEFLKQINQEGVTIILTTHYLEEAEMLCRNIGIIDKGVLVECTSMKALLAKLDMETFVLDLEQPIEAVPALGGMTGRLLDPTTLEVDVAKAQGLNAVFAALTEQNIEVLSMRNKTNRLEELFVELVENAKGGKA